A single window of Oerskovia paurometabola DNA harbors:
- the efeB gene encoding iron uptake transporter deferrochelatase/peroxidase subunit, which produces MTTVPDQPDQPDQPDSRPSSPGAPAGPAEPAHEARRISRRALLGMAGVGLAGAGLAGGFAAGNAAARTAAPSAGPAEGDGAYAFAGEHQAGITTPVQDSLHFATWDVTTQDRDEVVALLRAWTLAASRMTQGLPAGEFGPMSGPYDAPPDDTGEAEGLPASRLTITFGFGPSFFTAADGSARFGLDGRRPDLLADLPHFPGDMLEDARCGGDLAVQACANDPQVAVHAIRNLARIAFGTASVRWSQLGYGRTSSTTTTQPTPRNLFGFKDGTANITSEESAAIEEHVWVAPGDGADGADWLAGGSYLVARRIRMTIETWDRAPLREQETIVGRTKGSGAPLSGGEERTEPDFEAAGRGGAPLIDPASHVRLAHPTSNGGARMLRRGYNYTDGSDGLGRLDAGLFFLAYVRDPATQYVPLQNALAKHDLMSEYLRHTGSGIWAVPRGVAEGATLGGAQGAFVGQDLFS; this is translated from the coding sequence ATGACGACAGTGCCTGACCAGCCCGACCAGCCCGACCAGCCCGACTCCCGTCCCTCCTCGCCCGGCGCCCCGGCGGGACCTGCCGAACCCGCGCACGAGGCGCGCCGCATCTCGCGGCGCGCGCTCCTGGGGATGGCCGGCGTCGGGCTGGCCGGGGCGGGGCTCGCCGGCGGCTTCGCGGCCGGGAACGCCGCGGCCCGCACCGCGGCGCCCAGCGCGGGCCCCGCCGAGGGGGACGGCGCGTACGCCTTCGCGGGCGAGCACCAGGCCGGGATCACGACCCCGGTCCAGGACAGCCTGCACTTCGCGACCTGGGACGTCACGACCCAGGACCGCGACGAGGTGGTCGCGCTGCTGCGCGCCTGGACGCTCGCGGCCTCGCGCATGACGCAGGGCCTGCCCGCCGGGGAGTTCGGGCCCATGTCGGGTCCGTACGACGCGCCGCCGGACGACACGGGCGAGGCCGAGGGGCTGCCTGCCTCCAGGCTGACGATCACGTTCGGGTTCGGCCCCTCGTTCTTCACGGCCGCCGACGGGTCGGCCCGCTTCGGCCTCGACGGGCGCAGGCCCGACCTCCTCGCGGACCTGCCGCACTTCCCGGGCGACATGCTCGAGGACGCGCGCTGCGGCGGTGACCTCGCGGTCCAGGCGTGCGCGAACGACCCGCAGGTCGCGGTCCACGCGATCCGCAACCTCGCGCGCATCGCGTTCGGGACGGCGTCGGTGCGGTGGAGCCAGCTCGGCTACGGGCGCACGTCGTCGACCACGACGACCCAGCCCACGCCCCGGAACCTGTTCGGCTTCAAGGACGGCACGGCCAACATCACGTCCGAGGAGTCGGCGGCGATCGAGGAGCACGTGTGGGTCGCCCCGGGCGACGGGGCCGACGGAGCCGACTGGCTGGCGGGCGGCTCGTACCTGGTCGCGCGCCGCATCCGCATGACGATCGAGACGTGGGACCGGGCTCCCCTGCGCGAGCAGGAGACCATCGTGGGCCGCACCAAGGGCTCGGGGGCTCCGCTGTCCGGCGGCGAGGAGCGGACCGAGCCCGACTTCGAGGCGGCGGGCCGCGGCGGCGCCCCGCTCATCGACCCGGCCTCGCACGTGCGCCTCGCGCACCCCACGAGCAACGGCGGGGCGCGCATGCTGCGCCGCGGCTACAACTACACCGACGGCTCGGACGGGCTGGGCAGGCTCGACGCGGGGCTGTTCTTCCTCGCGTACGTGCGCGACCCGGCCACGCAGTACGTGCCCCTGCAGAACGCGCTCGCCAAGCACGACCTCATGAGCGAGTACCTGCGGCACACGGGGTCGGGGATCTGGGCCGTGCCGCGCGGGGTCGCCGAGGGCGCCACGCTGGGCGGGGCCCAGGGCGCGTTCGTCGGTCAGGACCTGTTCTCCTGA
- a CDS encoding TIGR03842 family LLM class F420-dependent oxidoreductase yields the protein MTAAGTAARLDLGVVLQTNPPAWRVVDLARRAELHGFSHVWTFDSHLLWQEPFVIYSQVLSATHRVTVGPMVTNPATRDVTVTASLFATLNDMFGNRTVCGIGRGDSAVRVTNGKPVTLAELRAAVTTIRGLAGGQSVEYHGTTLHLPWAPDSRTPVWVAAYGPRALALAGEVGDGFILQLADPDIVAWSIDAVRQAAERAGRDPAEVTICVAAPAYVTDEAPSGTGGSAGGRSLAHAYDQCRWFGGMVGNHVAEIVARYGAGDGTGTGLGGGGPSIPRALTDFVAGRVDYDYNEHGRAGNTHTAFVSDEILDRFCLIGPPARHVERLLELKALGVDQFALYLQHDANDETLQAYGELVRPAVQGAGRVRE from the coding sequence ATGACCGCAGCAGGCACCGCCGCGCGCCTCGACCTGGGCGTCGTCCTGCAGACCAACCCGCCCGCCTGGCGCGTGGTCGACCTCGCGCGGCGCGCCGAGCTCCACGGGTTCAGCCACGTGTGGACGTTCGACTCCCACCTGCTGTGGCAGGAGCCGTTCGTCATCTACTCCCAGGTCCTGTCCGCGACCCACCGCGTGACCGTGGGGCCCATGGTCACCAACCCCGCGACGCGGGACGTGACCGTGACCGCCTCGCTCTTCGCGACCCTCAACGACATGTTCGGCAACCGCACCGTCTGCGGGATCGGTCGCGGGGACTCCGCGGTCCGGGTGACCAACGGCAAGCCCGTGACCCTGGCCGAGCTGCGGGCAGCGGTCACGACCATCCGGGGGCTCGCCGGCGGGCAGTCGGTCGAGTACCACGGCACGACCCTGCACCTGCCGTGGGCCCCCGACAGCCGCACCCCCGTGTGGGTCGCGGCCTACGGCCCGCGTGCGCTGGCGCTCGCGGGCGAGGTCGGGGACGGCTTCATCCTCCAGCTCGCCGACCCCGACATCGTGGCCTGGTCGATCGACGCGGTGCGCCAGGCGGCCGAGCGGGCCGGCCGCGACCCGGCCGAGGTGACCATCTGCGTGGCCGCACCCGCGTACGTGACGGACGAGGCGCCGTCGGGCACGGGTGGGAGCGCGGGCGGGCGGTCGCTCGCCCACGCCTACGACCAGTGCCGCTGGTTCGGCGGCATGGTCGGCAACCACGTCGCGGAGATCGTCGCGCGCTACGGGGCGGGGGACGGCACGGGCACAGGGCTGGGTGGCGGCGGGCCGAGCATCCCCCGCGCCCTGACCGACTTCGTGGCCGGGCGCGTCGACTACGACTACAACGAGCACGGTCGTGCGGGGAACACGCACACCGCGTTCGTGAGCGACGAGATCCTGGACCGGTTCTGCCTGATCGGGCCGCCCGCGCGGCACGTCGAGCGGCTGCTCGAGCTCAAGGCCCTCGGCGTCGACCAGTTCGCGCTCTATCTCCAGCACGACGCGAACGACGAGACGCTCCAGGCGTACGGCGAGCTGGTCCGCCCGGCCGTGCAGGGGGCGGGCCGGGTCAGGGAGTGA
- the hydA gene encoding dihydropyrimidinase, whose amino-acid sequence MALTLITGGTVVGPTGRSRADVLLDGEQVAALLRPGDTSLGVDLASVAQTVIDATGKYVIPGAVDPHTHMELPFGGTAASDTFETGTRAAAWGGTTTIVDFAVQRTGERVQDSLAAWFAKAEGNCAVDYGFHQILGGVDDDSLKAMDELVAEGITSFKLFMAYPGVFYSDDGQILRAMQKAATNGSLVMMHAENGIAIDVLVRQALDRGDTAPYFHGTTRPWETEEEATHRAIMLARLAGAPLYVVHMSAKQAVATLARARDDGWNVFGETCPQYLYLSLEEQLGAPGFEGAKWVCSTPLRSRAEEHQEELWRYLRTGDLSVVSTDHCPFCFKEQKELGLGDFSKIPNGIGGVEHRLDLVYQGVVDGRISLERWVELCCTTPARMFGLGDRKGVLAPGADADVVVYDPAGHTSIGYPSDGNGKTHHMNMDHSAWEGFEIDGHVDVVISRGTVLITGGQYHGHPGHGRYLRRSTSAYLR is encoded by the coding sequence ATGGCACTGACCCTCATCACGGGTGGCACCGTCGTCGGGCCCACGGGGCGCTCGCGGGCCGACGTCCTGCTCGACGGCGAGCAGGTCGCCGCGCTGCTGCGACCGGGCGACACGTCGCTCGGCGTGGACCTCGCCTCGGTCGCGCAGACCGTGATCGACGCGACCGGTAAGTACGTCATCCCGGGCGCTGTCGACCCGCACACCCACATGGAGCTGCCGTTCGGCGGCACGGCCGCCTCGGACACGTTCGAGACGGGGACGCGCGCCGCGGCCTGGGGAGGCACGACGACGATCGTCGACTTCGCGGTCCAGCGCACCGGGGAGCGGGTCCAGGACTCGCTCGCCGCCTGGTTCGCCAAGGCCGAGGGGAACTGCGCCGTCGACTACGGCTTCCACCAGATCCTCGGCGGGGTCGACGACGACTCGCTCAAGGCCATGGACGAGCTCGTGGCCGAGGGCATCACGAGCTTCAAGCTCTTCATGGCCTACCCCGGGGTGTTCTACAGCGACGACGGGCAGATCCTGCGAGCCATGCAGAAGGCCGCGACCAACGGGTCGCTCGTCATGATGCACGCCGAGAACGGCATCGCGATCGACGTCCTCGTGCGTCAGGCCCTCGACCGCGGCGACACGGCCCCGTACTTCCACGGCACCACGCGCCCGTGGGAGACCGAGGAGGAGGCCACGCACCGCGCGATCATGCTCGCGCGCCTCGCGGGCGCCCCGCTCTACGTGGTGCACATGTCGGCCAAGCAGGCCGTGGCCACGCTCGCGCGGGCCCGCGACGACGGGTGGAACGTGTTCGGCGAGACGTGCCCCCAGTACCTGTACCTCTCGCTCGAGGAACAGCTCGGGGCGCCCGGGTTCGAGGGGGCCAAGTGGGTGTGCTCGACCCCGCTGCGCTCGCGGGCCGAGGAGCACCAGGAAGAGCTGTGGCGCTACCTGCGCACGGGCGACCTGTCGGTCGTGAGCACCGACCACTGCCCGTTCTGCTTCAAGGAGCAGAAGGAGCTCGGGCTCGGCGACTTCTCGAAGATCCCCAACGGGATCGGCGGCGTCGAGCACCGCCTCGACCTCGTCTACCAGGGCGTCGTCGACGGGCGGATCTCGCTCGAACGCTGGGTCGAGCTGTGCTGCACGACGCCGGCACGCATGTTCGGCCTCGGCGACCGCAAGGGCGTGCTCGCCCCGGGAGCCGACGCCGACGTGGTGGTCTACGACCCCGCCGGGCACACCTCGATCGGCTACCCCTCGGACGGCAACGGCAAGACCCACCACATGAACATGGACCACTCCGCGTGGGAGGGCTTCGAGATCGACGGGCACGTCGACGTCGTGATCTCGCGCGGAACGGTCCTGATCACCGGCGGCCAGTACCACGGGCACCCCGGGCACGGTCGGTACCTGCGCCGCAGCACCTCGGCCTACCTGCGATGA
- a CDS encoding nitrilase-related carbon-nitrogen hydrolase has protein sequence MIVRAALTQVRWTGDQESMVAAHETQLRLAADQGAKVICFQEVFNAPYFPQVEDAAFYSYAESVPGPTTERFAALARELGIVVVLPVYELEQPGILYNTAAVIDADGRYLGKYRKTHIPHLPGFWEKFYFRPGNLGYPVFDTAVGRIGVYICYDRHFPEGWRALGLAGATIVLNPSATSRGLSNYLWRLEQPAAAVANEYFVGAINRVGFEELGSNDFYGTSYFVGPEGALVGEPADAYEEELVVRDLDLDLLTEVRNRWQFYRDRRPDAYGPLTAP, from the coding sequence ATGATCGTGCGTGCCGCCCTCACCCAGGTCCGCTGGACCGGCGACCAGGAGTCCATGGTCGCGGCCCACGAGACGCAGCTGCGCCTCGCCGCGGACCAGGGGGCGAAGGTCATCTGCTTCCAGGAGGTGTTCAACGCGCCCTACTTCCCCCAGGTCGAGGACGCCGCGTTCTACTCCTACGCCGAGTCCGTCCCGGGCCCGACGACCGAACGCTTCGCGGCCCTCGCCCGGGAGCTGGGCATCGTGGTCGTGCTGCCCGTGTACGAGCTCGAGCAGCCCGGGATCCTCTACAACACCGCGGCCGTGATCGACGCCGACGGCCGCTACCTCGGCAAGTACCGCAAGACCCACATCCCGCACCTGCCCGGGTTCTGGGAGAAGTTCTACTTCCGCCCCGGGAACCTCGGCTACCCGGTCTTCGACACCGCGGTCGGGCGGATCGGGGTCTACATCTGCTACGACCGGCACTTCCCCGAGGGGTGGCGAGCGCTGGGGCTCGCGGGGGCGACCATCGTCCTCAACCCGAGCGCCACGAGCCGCGGCCTGTCCAACTACCTGTGGCGGCTCGAGCAGCCCGCGGCGGCCGTGGCCAACGAGTACTTCGTCGGAGCCATCAACCGGGTCGGCTTCGAGGAGCTGGGGTCGAACGACTTCTACGGCACGAGCTACTTCGTCGGCCCCGAGGGGGCCTTGGTGGGGGAGCCGGCCGACGCCTACGAGGAGGAGCTCGTGGTGCGCGACCTCGACCTCGACCTGCTGACCGAGGTCCGCAACCGGTGGCAGTTCTACCGCGACCGCCGCCCCGACGCGTACGGCCCGCTGACCGCGCCCTGA
- a CDS encoding aspartate aminotransferase family protein, which translates to MSDATRRTGRAGRDDAHVFYSWSAQELISPVTIAGGEGAWFWDEQGTRYLDFASQLINLNLGHQHPALVGAIQAQAGRLATVAPSFANPVRSELARLIVERAPGGADGGLNRVFFTNGGADAVENAVRLARRHTGRQKVLAAYRSYHGNTGTAVTATGDPRRWPNEVDPGVRHFFGPFTYRSAFGAATDADECVAALRHLREVVELEGPATIAAILLETVVGTNGVLVPPDGYLAGVRELCDEHGILYVADEVMVGFGRVGEWFAVDHWDVVPDLVVFAKGVNSGYVPLGGVIVSEPVAASFDRTPFPGGLTYSGHPLACAPGVASIHVFEEMGILDRVRSLGERVLGDRLRDMAARHPSVGEVRGLGFLWAIELVRDQVTRERLVPFQGTPEQNAPMAEVVAAVTSGGVWPFPQVNRLHLAPPLVTSVEDLEHGLDVVDAALDVADRYVVEPAQHRRRAVSSAPSAEHNGHRPRPAQPPPEETP; encoded by the coding sequence ATGAGCGACGCGACGAGACGGACCGGGCGGGCCGGGCGCGACGACGCCCACGTCTTCTACTCGTGGTCCGCGCAGGAGCTGATCAGCCCCGTGACGATCGCAGGCGGGGAGGGGGCCTGGTTCTGGGACGAGCAGGGCACGCGCTACCTCGACTTCGCCTCGCAGCTCATCAACCTCAACCTGGGCCACCAGCACCCCGCGCTCGTGGGCGCGATCCAGGCGCAGGCCGGACGCCTCGCGACCGTCGCGCCCTCGTTCGCGAACCCGGTGCGCAGCGAGCTCGCGCGCCTGATCGTCGAGCGTGCACCGGGCGGCGCCGACGGCGGGCTGAACCGGGTGTTCTTCACGAACGGGGGCGCCGACGCCGTCGAGAACGCCGTGCGCCTCGCCCGGCGTCACACGGGTCGGCAGAAGGTCCTCGCCGCCTACCGCTCCTACCACGGCAACACCGGGACGGCCGTGACCGCGACGGGCGACCCGCGGCGCTGGCCCAACGAGGTGGACCCGGGGGTGCGGCACTTCTTCGGGCCGTTCACCTACCGGTCGGCGTTCGGGGCCGCGACCGACGCCGACGAGTGCGTCGCGGCGCTGCGCCACCTGCGCGAGGTCGTCGAGCTCGAAGGGCCCGCGACGATCGCCGCGATCCTGCTCGAGACCGTGGTCGGGACCAACGGCGTGCTCGTGCCCCCCGACGGCTACCTCGCCGGCGTCCGCGAGCTGTGCGACGAGCACGGCATCCTGTACGTCGCGGACGAGGTCATGGTGGGCTTCGGGCGCGTGGGCGAGTGGTTCGCCGTGGACCACTGGGACGTGGTGCCGGACCTCGTGGTCTTCGCCAAGGGCGTCAACTCGGGCTACGTCCCGCTCGGCGGGGTGATCGTGTCCGAGCCCGTCGCCGCGAGCTTCGACCGCACCCCGTTCCCCGGCGGGCTGACCTACTCGGGCCACCCGCTCGCGTGCGCGCCCGGCGTCGCGAGCATCCACGTGTTCGAGGAGATGGGCATCCTCGACCGGGTCCGGTCGCTGGGTGAGCGGGTCCTGGGCGACCGGCTGCGCGACATGGCCGCCCGGCACCCCAGCGTGGGCGAGGTCCGTGGCCTCGGGTTTCTCTGGGCGATCGAGCTCGTCCGCGACCAGGTCACGCGCGAACGCCTCGTGCCGTTCCAGGGCACGCCCGAGCAGAACGCCCCCATGGCCGAGGTCGTCGCCGCGGTGACCTCGGGCGGCGTCTGGCCCTTTCCGCAGGTCAACCGCCTGCACCTCGCCCCGCCCCTCGTCACGTCGGTCGAGGACCTCGAGCACGGCCTCGACGTCGTCGACGCGGCGCTCGACGTCGCCGACCGGTACGTCGTCGAGCCGGCTCAGCACCGGCGACGCGCCGTGTCGTCGGCGCCGTCGGCCGAGCACAACGGTCACCGCCCGCGTCCTGCCCAGCCCCCACCCGAGGAGACCCCATGA
- a CDS encoding CoA-acylating methylmalonate-semialdehyde dehydrogenase, whose product MTSSTPEQTPGVIGHVVGGRRVDEAQRYGTVHDPATGRVTGRVALASPADVDAAVAAAVAAFPGWSRTGLSRRVEILIAFHELLRGHRDEIAHLVSAEHGKVVSDAEGEVARALENVEFAAGIPHLLKGGFSQQVSTGVDVHEVKQPLGVMVGITPFNFPAMVPLWMIPTAIACGNTFVLKPSERDPSVSLLVVRLLAEAGLPDGVVNVVQGDRVAVDRLLEHPDVAAISFVGSTPVARHVYETGTRHGKRVQALGGAKNHLVVLPDAELDAAADAAVSAGYGSAGERCMAISVVVAVGDVADALVEAIRTRVAGLVVGPGNDPASQMGPLITAEHRDRVAARVGSAVEEGAVLVLDGRDGPPVGPGPDGQDTSGGFFLRPSLVDHVRPEHTVYREEIFGPVLSVVRAETFDDALRLVNENPYGNGAAIFTRDGGAARRFEVEAQAGMIGVNVPIPVPVGYYSFGGWKGSLFGDSHMYGPEGIHFATRTKVVTSRWPDPATSSIDLGFPRTR is encoded by the coding sequence ATGACGAGCAGCACCCCCGAGCAGACCCCAGGGGTGATCGGACACGTCGTCGGTGGCCGACGCGTGGACGAGGCGCAACGGTACGGAACCGTCCACGACCCGGCGACCGGACGCGTCACGGGGCGCGTGGCCCTCGCCTCGCCGGCCGACGTGGACGCGGCCGTCGCAGCGGCGGTCGCGGCCTTCCCGGGCTGGTCCCGGACGGGCCTGTCGCGGCGCGTCGAGATCCTGATCGCGTTCCACGAGCTGCTGCGCGGGCACCGGGACGAGATCGCCCACCTGGTCTCGGCCGAGCACGGCAAGGTCGTGTCCGACGCCGAGGGGGAGGTGGCGCGGGCGCTCGAGAACGTGGAGTTCGCGGCCGGGATCCCGCACCTGCTCAAGGGGGGCTTCAGCCAGCAGGTCTCCACGGGCGTGGACGTGCACGAGGTCAAGCAGCCGCTGGGCGTCATGGTCGGCATCACGCCCTTCAACTTCCCGGCCATGGTGCCGCTGTGGATGATCCCGACGGCCATCGCGTGCGGCAACACGTTCGTCCTCAAGCCGAGCGAGCGCGACCCGTCGGTCTCGTTGCTCGTCGTGCGCCTCCTGGCCGAGGCGGGTCTGCCCGACGGCGTCGTCAACGTGGTGCAGGGCGACCGGGTCGCGGTCGACCGGCTCCTGGAGCACCCCGACGTCGCCGCGATCAGCTTCGTCGGCTCCACGCCCGTCGCCCGCCACGTCTACGAGACGGGCACGCGCCACGGCAAGCGGGTCCAGGCGCTGGGCGGGGCGAAGAACCACCTGGTCGTCCTGCCCGACGCCGAGCTCGACGCCGCGGCGGACGCTGCGGTCTCGGCGGGGTACGGGTCCGCGGGCGAGCGGTGCATGGCGATCTCGGTCGTGGTCGCGGTGGGCGACGTCGCCGACGCCCTCGTCGAGGCGATCCGGACGCGCGTGGCGGGGCTTGTCGTCGGGCCGGGGAACGACCCCGCCTCCCAGATGGGGCCGCTCATCACGGCCGAGCACCGGGACCGGGTCGCGGCGCGCGTGGGCAGCGCGGTCGAGGAGGGGGCGGTCCTGGTCCTGGACGGGCGGGACGGGCCGCCTGTCGGGCCGGGGCCGGACGGGCAGGACACGAGCGGCGGGTTCTTCCTGCGACCCAGCCTCGTGGACCACGTGCGACCCGAGCACACGGTGTACCGCGAGGAGATCTTCGGGCCCGTGCTCTCGGTCGTGCGCGCCGAGACGTTCGACGACGCCCTGCGGCTCGTCAACGAGAACCCGTACGGCAACGGCGCGGCGATCTTCACGCGAGACGGGGGAGCGGCCCGACGCTTCGAGGTCGAGGCGCAGGCCGGGATGATCGGGGTCAACGTCCCCATCCCGGTACCCGTCGGCTACTACTCGTTCGGCGGCTGGAAGGGCTCGCTGTTCGGGGACTCGCACATGTACGGGCCCGAGGGCATCCACTTCGCGACCCGGACCAAGGTCGTGACGTCGCGGTGGCCGGACCCCGCGACCAGCAGCATCGACCTGGGCTTTCCGCGGACGCGGTGA
- a CDS encoding endonuclease/exonuclease/phosphatase family protein → MTDEHRTSSHDPGDGRAPTGPLPPGPDPAPALPMTRAERRAAEQAALERQAGTSWRSPTPTGALPTARPATAALPTTTGATAWERVEVSAEPSPPPSAWRERAARFAPTLAPAPAPGTDVPAVQAAPAGPDAPSPRRSVGASREVEDPSEGASSHTQPTLTLTGPPPSTEGSVPTAAVSSSTPFPTRRQISHAARHVTRLGRGNAARLLLLTVVTAIAVEMIRASGPLLDRAFASGVTIAAGTALITYAAPALAVTIIAARLPISGRVTLGAVLALVGWRLGLQGLGVAAGADGVLGSARYGLGLGGTALAVATLVIVAAFVSGVRPVPADDSPERVAGAWTPLANGRMVALGVSLGVLGAAGVSLLHGTWDAYWRTGPLSWVAPLALGGMAVVSAWLLRRDTAAPGARGFWVLGPYLALGVLVFGNPAFIASQTGLPLSVAAGAVATMALMVGLTTVRGTARSSRPGGNALLSALGRCADLVALLAFALVVFALPGRTEVLDGLLSWALLVCIVGLAVAATDAVVHALTRPAQDIGWLRLAGASTAVGLGLILPLLVYQLDYDVPLPVPNAVVPVLVALAIGAAGLRRTRLLPQAAAGTAAAARVAPPSVRVALPVVAAVAVLAAGGAAVQLVDLPTGTSGSPAAGAEPGLVVLDWNLHYGVSATPSVELDDVAATIRDSGAQVVTLQEVSRGWVLGGGVDMASYLARATDMEVAFVGAADRQFGNAILWDPAAVTVADVSRLALPFGAGPQHRSAISATVAPRAGTETAWAGGVRVTSVHLQHREQSTPTRLDQLDALFAAEPVDGTYLLAGDFNAEPDWEEITLVESQGLVSGQDTAGNPDDLTSPADAPRHRIDWMFGSGMTFERFRVLDDVSSDHRPLVTVVRPGQEPEPAPAG, encoded by the coding sequence GTGACCGACGAGCACCGCACGAGCAGCCACGACCCGGGCGACGGCCGAGCCCCGACAGGGCCTCTCCCTCCCGGACCGGACCCCGCTCCCGCACTGCCGATGACCCGCGCCGAGCGACGCGCTGCCGAGCAGGCCGCCCTGGAGCGCCAGGCGGGCACGTCGTGGCGCTCACCGACCCCCACCGGCGCGCTGCCCACCGCACGCCCGGCGACAGCGGCGCTGCCCACCACGACCGGTGCCACGGCCTGGGAACGGGTCGAGGTGTCGGCCGAGCCGTCACCGCCGCCCTCGGCCTGGCGCGAGCGCGCAGCACGCTTCGCCCCGACTCTGGCACCGGCGCCGGCGCCGGGCACCGACGTGCCGGCAGTCCAGGCAGCCCCGGCCGGACCCGACGCGCCGTCCCCGAGGAGGTCCGTCGGGGCCTCTCGCGAGGTCGAGGACCCTTCTGAGGGAGCCTCGTCGCACACCCAGCCGACGCTCACCCTCACGGGGCCCCCGCCCAGCACCGAGGGCAGCGTCCCCACCGCCGCAGTCAGCTCCTCGACGCCGTTCCCGACCCGTCGCCAGATCTCCCACGCGGCCCGGCACGTGACGCGCCTCGGGCGCGGAAACGCAGCCCGCCTCCTCCTGCTCACCGTGGTCACGGCGATCGCGGTCGAGATGATCCGGGCGAGCGGCCCGCTGCTGGACCGCGCCTTCGCCTCCGGCGTGACCATCGCGGCCGGGACGGCCCTGATCACCTACGCCGCTCCCGCGCTCGCCGTGACGATCATCGCCGCGCGGCTGCCGATCTCGGGGCGGGTCACGCTCGGAGCGGTCCTCGCCCTGGTCGGTTGGCGGCTGGGTCTGCAGGGGCTCGGGGTCGCCGCCGGCGCGGACGGCGTGCTCGGGTCGGCCCGCTACGGGCTGGGGCTAGGGGGCACCGCGCTCGCGGTCGCCACGCTCGTCATCGTGGCCGCGTTCGTGAGCGGTGTCCGTCCGGTCCCCGCCGACGACTCCCCCGAGCGGGTCGCGGGTGCCTGGACACCGCTCGCGAACGGCCGGATGGTCGCGCTGGGCGTCTCGCTGGGGGTGCTGGGCGCCGCGGGGGTGAGCCTGCTCCACGGGACGTGGGACGCGTACTGGCGCACGGGGCCGCTCTCCTGGGTGGCTCCCCTCGCGCTCGGCGGCATGGCGGTCGTCTCGGCGTGGCTGCTGCGCCGCGACACCGCCGCCCCCGGGGCCCGCGGGTTCTGGGTGCTCGGTCCGTACCTGGCGCTGGGTGTCCTGGTGTTCGGCAACCCGGCCTTCATCGCCTCCCAGACGGGCCTCCCGCTGTCGGTGGCCGCGGGTGCCGTCGCGACGATGGCCCTCATGGTCGGGTTGACCACCGTTCGAGGCACGGCTCGGTCGAGCCGCCCCGGGGGCAACGCCCTCCTGTCGGCACTGGGACGGTGCGCCGACCTCGTGGCCCTCCTCGCCTTCGCCCTCGTGGTCTTCGCGCTGCCCGGCCGGACCGAGGTGCTCGACGGCCTGCTCTCCTGGGCGCTCCTGGTGTGCATCGTCGGCCTCGCCGTCGCCGCGACCGACGCCGTGGTGCACGCCCTCACCCGCCCCGCCCAGGACATCGGCTGGTTGCGACTGGCCGGGGCGAGCACCGCCGTCGGGCTGGGGCTCATCCTCCCGCTCCTGGTCTACCAGCTCGACTACGACGTCCCGCTGCCCGTGCCCAACGCCGTCGTGCCGGTCCTGGTCGCGCTCGCGATCGGGGCCGCGGGTCTGCGCCGCACCCGTCTCCTGCCGCAGGCCGCCGCGGGCACCGCAGCGGCAGCGCGTGTCGCTCCGCCGAGCGTGCGGGTCGCCCTGCCCGTCGTCGCCGCGGTCGCCGTGCTGGCCGCGGGCGGCGCTGCCGTGCAGCTCGTCGACCTGCCGACGGGCACGTCGGGCAGCCCGGCGGCTGGCGCCGAGCCGGGACTCGTCGTCCTCGACTGGAACCTGCACTACGGGGTCAGCGCGACGCCGTCGGTCGAGCTCGACGACGTCGCAGCGACCATCCGTGACTCGGGCGCCCAGGTCGTGACGCTCCAGGAGGTCTCGCGCGGCTGGGTGCTGGGCGGCGGCGTCGACATGGCGAGCTACCTCGCGCGCGCGACCGACATGGAGGTCGCCTTCGTCGGGGCCGCCGACCGCCAGTTCGGGAACGCGATCCTGTGGGACCCGGCGGCGGTCACCGTGGCCGACGTCTCCCGTCTCGCGCTCCCGTTCGGTGCGGGCCCTCAGCACCGCTCGGCGATCTCGGCGACCGTGGCCCCGCGGGCAGGGACGGAGACCGCGTGGGCCGGCGGTGTGCGCGTGACCTCGGTGCACCTGCAGCACCGCGAGCAGAGCACGCCGACCCGGCTCGACCAGCTCGACGCGCTGTTCGCCGCCGAACCGGTCGACGGGACGTACCTGCTCGCGGGGGACTTCAACGCCGAGCCGGACTGGGAGGAGATCACCCTCGTCGAGTCGCAGGGCCTGGTCAGCGGGCAGGACACGGCGGGCAACCCCGACGACCTCACGTCGCCGGCCGACGCACCGCGCCACCGCATCGACTGGATGTTCGGGTCGGGCATGACCTTCGAGCGCTTCAGGGTCCTGGACGACGTCTCGTCCGACCACCGCCCGCTCGTGACCGTGGTGCGACCCGGGCAGGAGCCGGAGCCCGCCCCGGCCGGGTAG